Proteins co-encoded in one Listeria ivanovii subsp. ivanovii genomic window:
- a CDS encoding acyl-CoA thioesterase produces MEIAETIIEVRYAETDQMGVVYHNNYLVWMEIGRTRLIEQLGFRYFDMEEAGYLSPVLDVHIHYGKPLRYGQKAVVKTWIKGYDGLRVTYGYEICYEDTKEIAITGETEHVCVTKEDFRPVSLRRTFPNWHKAYLKALE; encoded by the coding sequence ATGGAAATTGCTGAAACAATAATTGAAGTACGTTATGCGGAAACAGACCAAATGGGAGTTGTTTATCATAATAATTACCTAGTTTGGATGGAGATTGGTCGCACAAGGTTAATTGAACAATTAGGTTTCCGTTATTTTGATATGGAAGAGGCAGGATACCTATCTCCAGTGTTAGATGTGCATATCCATTATGGTAAACCCCTGCGTTACGGACAAAAGGCAGTTGTCAAAACATGGATAAAAGGGTATGATGGACTTCGTGTTACCTATGGTTATGAAATTTGTTATGAAGACACGAAAGAAATTGCGATTACAGGTGAAACAGAACATGTATGCGTAACAAAAGAAGATTTTCGACCTGTGTCTTTGAGAAGAACATTCCCGAATTGGCATAAAGCCTATCTAAAAGCATTAGAATAA
- the trmFO gene encoding FADH(2)-oxidizing methylenetetrahydrofolate--tRNA-(uracil(54)-C(5))-methyltransferase TrmFO encodes MEKRVNVIGAGLAGSEAAWQLAKRGVKVDLYEMRPVKQTPAHHTDKFAELVCTNSLRANGLTNAVGVIKEEMRILESIIIEAADKASVPAGGALAVDRHEFSGYITDKVKNHPLVTVHTEEVTTIPEGPTIIATGPLTSPALAEEIKRLTGEEYLYFYDAAAPIIEKDSIDMDKVYLKSRYDKGEAAYLNCPMSEEEFKAFYEALVTAETAELKEFEKEVFFEGCMPIEVMAKRGIKTMLFGPLKPVGLEDPKTGKRPYAVLQLRQDDAAGTLYNMVGFQTHLKWGEQKRVFGMIPGLENAEIVRYGVMHRNTFINSPTVLKPTYQLKSRNDLFFAGQMTGVEGYVESAASGLAAGINAARFVEDKELILFPKETAIGSLAHYITSASKKSFQPMNVNFGLFPELASKIRMKQERNEKLAERALSAIKGVAEQL; translated from the coding sequence ATGGAAAAAAGAGTAAATGTAATTGGAGCAGGGCTAGCTGGAAGTGAAGCGGCGTGGCAATTAGCGAAAAGAGGAGTAAAAGTTGATTTATATGAAATGCGACCGGTAAAACAAACACCGGCACATCATACAGATAAATTTGCAGAACTTGTTTGCACCAATTCGCTACGAGCTAACGGCTTAACGAATGCGGTAGGCGTTATAAAAGAAGAAATGCGGATACTTGAATCAATTATCATTGAAGCGGCTGATAAGGCTTCTGTACCAGCGGGAGGAGCACTTGCGGTTGATCGCCATGAATTTTCCGGCTATATTACAGATAAAGTGAAAAATCACCCACTTGTTACGGTACATACGGAGGAAGTAACGACTATTCCAGAAGGCCCAACTATTATTGCAACTGGTCCATTAACAAGTCCAGCACTTGCGGAAGAAATAAAACGTTTAACAGGTGAAGAGTATCTTTATTTTTATGATGCAGCAGCTCCAATTATTGAGAAAGATAGTATTGATATGGATAAAGTATATTTAAAATCCAGATATGATAAGGGGGAAGCAGCCTACTTAAATTGTCCGATGTCAGAAGAAGAATTCAAGGCTTTTTATGAGGCACTAGTCACTGCTGAAACGGCAGAACTGAAAGAATTTGAAAAAGAAGTTTTTTTCGAAGGTTGTATGCCAATAGAAGTTATGGCAAAACGTGGTATTAAAACCATGTTATTTGGACCGCTAAAACCAGTCGGATTGGAAGATCCAAAAACAGGTAAGAGACCGTATGCAGTATTACAATTACGTCAAGATGATGCAGCTGGTACACTTTATAATATGGTAGGCTTCCAAACGCATCTAAAATGGGGGGAGCAAAAACGTGTATTTGGTATGATTCCAGGTTTAGAAAATGCAGAAATCGTACGTTATGGTGTAATGCACCGGAATACATTTATTAATTCGCCAACCGTTCTTAAACCAACTTATCAACTTAAATCAAGAAATGACTTATTCTTCGCTGGACAAATGACTGGTGTTGAAGGCTATGTAGAGTCAGCGGCTAGTGGACTTGCAGCTGGAATTAATGCAGCTCGTTTTGTGGAAGATAAAGAATTAATCTTATTCCCAAAAGAAACGGCAATCGGAAGTTTAGCACATTATATAACTAGTGCGAGCAAAAAATCATTTCAACCAATGAACGTAAATTTTGGGTTATTTCCAGAGTTAGCTTCCAAAATCCGTATGAAACAAGAACGTAACGAAAAATTGGCAGAAAGAGCCCTAAGTGCAATAAAAGGGGTTGCAGAACAATTATAA
- the xerC gene encoding tyrosine recombinase XerC yields the protein MNQEGKWEQLFLDYLHSERNYSENTSTAYENDLFDFRRFLNEQAITQYEQVTFLDVRIYLTELKQKSFSRTTVARKISSLRSFYTFLLRENVITENPFTYVSHAKNQLRLPKFFYSEEMEALFQVVYEDNETLTIRDRVLLEILYGTGIRVSECAGILLTDIDKRYQAILIRGKGNKERYVPFGVYAEDAITDYLDSRLALMKRFNKTHDSLLINHYGDPLTTRGIRYCLTKIISKASLTRKIHPHMLRHTFATDLLNNGADMRTVQELLGHASLSSTQIYTHVTKEHLKSTYMKHHPRA from the coding sequence ATGAATCAAGAGGGAAAGTGGGAGCAGTTGTTTCTTGACTATCTTCATTCAGAACGAAATTATTCAGAAAACACAAGTACTGCTTATGAAAATGATTTGTTTGATTTTCGTCGTTTTTTAAATGAACAAGCTATTACCCAATACGAACAAGTTACTTTTCTAGATGTTCGGATTTATTTAACTGAATTGAAGCAAAAATCTTTTTCTCGAACGACAGTAGCTAGGAAAATTTCAAGTTTACGGAGTTTTTACACTTTTCTTTTAAGGGAAAATGTTATTACTGAAAATCCGTTTACCTATGTGTCGCATGCGAAAAACCAGCTAAGGCTTCCCAAGTTTTTCTATTCAGAGGAAATGGAAGCTTTGTTTCAAGTGGTTTATGAAGATAATGAAACGCTTACAATCCGAGATAGAGTGCTTTTAGAGATTTTGTATGGTACTGGAATTCGGGTGAGCGAGTGTGCAGGCATTTTGTTAACAGATATTGACAAGAGATATCAAGCAATTCTTATCCGTGGAAAAGGGAATAAAGAGCGGTATGTGCCTTTTGGTGTTTACGCGGAAGATGCAATTACGGATTATTTGGATAGTCGATTAGCATTAATGAAACGTTTTAACAAGACACACGATTCACTATTAATCAATCACTATGGGGATCCACTTACAACGAGAGGGATTCGATATTGTTTAACAAAAATAATAAGTAAAGCATCACTAACACGAAAAATTCATCCTCATATGTTGCGCCATACATTTGCGACAGATTTGCTTAATAACGGTGCAGATATGCGGACTGTCCAGGAATTACTTGGACATGCAAGTTTATCATCTACACAAATTTATACACACGTTACGAAAGAGCATTTAAAATCTACCTATATGAAACATCATCCGAGGGCTTAA
- a CDS encoding aldose 1-epimerase family protein has translation MIKLENELVLVEMKESGAELTRIFHKNTGLEYLWNADSKFWGRHSPVLFPTVGRLVEDTYFVEGEPYHLGQHGFARDRDFKVVEQTENRIRFELDADEASLEIYPYQFKLSISYTLEKNTVAVSFEVENTDTKRIYFSIGAHPAFNLPLTEDTHFEDYYLDFGAKENLETLCLEGPYRSGEIKNITKEPTQKLPLNYDLFKNDALIFEALNKKEITIKSDKTAHFVKVAFPEFPFVGVWTAKAGTPFLCIEPWYGIADGVGDSVELRDKAGIEHLEPEAVFSSEYQITVG, from the coding sequence ATGATTAAATTGGAAAATGAATTAGTACTTGTAGAGATGAAGGAATCAGGAGCTGAATTAACACGGATTTTCCATAAAAATACTGGTTTAGAATATTTATGGAACGCGGACAGTAAGTTTTGGGGTCGTCATTCACCTGTTCTATTCCCAACAGTAGGAAGACTAGTAGAAGACACTTATTTTGTAGAGGGTGAACCATATCATTTAGGTCAACATGGTTTTGCTCGTGATCGTGACTTCAAAGTGGTGGAACAAACGGAAAATAGAATTCGTTTTGAACTAGATGCAGATGAAGCTTCTTTGGAAATTTATCCATACCAATTTAAGTTGTCGATTAGCTATACATTAGAAAAAAATACCGTAGCTGTTTCTTTTGAAGTAGAAAACACAGATACCAAACGGATTTATTTCTCGATAGGAGCACATCCGGCTTTTAACTTGCCGCTTACTGAAGATACACATTTTGAAGATTATTATTTAGATTTTGGAGCAAAGGAGAACTTAGAGACGCTTTGTTTAGAAGGACCTTATCGTAGTGGAGAAATAAAAAATATTACGAAAGAGCCGACACAAAAATTACCACTGAATTATGACCTATTTAAAAATGATGCGCTTATTTTTGAAGCATTGAACAAAAAAGAAATCACTATTAAATCTGATAAAACTGCCCATTTTGTTAAGGTAGCATTTCCTGAATTTCCTTTTGTTGGTGTTTGGACTGCAAAAGCGGGTACGCCTTTCCTTTGTATTGAACCGTGGTATGGAATTGCAGATGGCGTAGGGGACTCAGTAGAACTTCGAGATAAAGCTGGAATTGAGCACTTAGAGCCAGAAGCAGTATTTTCTTCTGAATATCAGATTACAGTAGGATAA
- the codY gene encoding GTP-sensing pleiotropic transcriptional regulator CodY has product MTLLEKTRKINAMLQNAAGKTVNFKEMADTLTDVIEANTYIVSRKGKLLGYSEALPIENERMKQMLTERQFPEEYTQSLFNVGETSSNLEVSSQYTAFPIENSDLFTKGLTTIVPIVGGGERLGTLILSRLESNFTDDDLLLAEYGGTVVGMEILHEKAEEIEEEARSRAVVQMAISSLSYSELEAIEHIFDELNGKEGLLVASKIADRVGITRSVIVNALRKLESAGVIDSRSLGMKGTFIRVLNDKFLVELEKLKNN; this is encoded by the coding sequence ATGACTTTATTAGAAAAAACAAGAAAAATTAATGCAATGTTACAAAACGCTGCAGGAAAAACAGTAAACTTTAAAGAAATGGCAGATACATTAACAGACGTAATTGAGGCAAATACTTATATTGTAAGCCGTAAAGGTAAATTGCTTGGCTATTCAGAAGCACTTCCAATTGAAAATGAACGTATGAAACAAATGCTTACAGAACGTCAATTCCCAGAAGAATATACGCAAAGTCTTTTCAATGTAGGCGAAACTTCTTCTAACTTGGAAGTATCCAGTCAATATACAGCTTTCCCGATTGAAAATAGTGATTTATTTACAAAAGGATTAACAACAATAGTACCTATCGTTGGTGGTGGAGAACGTCTTGGAACACTAATTTTATCTCGTTTAGAAAGCAATTTTACGGATGATGATTTACTTTTAGCTGAGTATGGTGGAACTGTTGTTGGTATGGAAATCTTACATGAAAAAGCAGAAGAAATTGAAGAAGAAGCGCGTAGCCGTGCTGTTGTACAAATGGCAATTAGTTCACTTTCATATAGTGAGTTAGAAGCTATTGAACATATTTTCGATGAACTAAATGGTAAAGAAGGACTGCTAGTTGCTTCTAAAATTGCAGACCGCGTTGGTATTACACGTTCTGTAATCGTTAATGCACTTCGTAAGTTAGAAAGTGCTGGCGTTATTGATTCTCGTTCACTAGGAATGAAAGGTACATTTATCCGTGTGCTAAATGATAAATTCCTTGTTGAACTTGAGAAATTGAAAAATAACTAA
- the topA gene encoding type I DNA topoisomerase, whose product MADYLVIVESPAKAKTIEKYLGKKFKVKASMGHVRDLPKSQMGVDTEHDYEPRYITIRGKGPVLKELKQAAKKAKKVYLAADPDREGEAIAWHLANSLDLDQSDKLRVVFNEITKEAVKESFKTPRKIDMDLVNAQQARRILDRLVGYNISPILWKKVKKGLSAGRVQSIALRIIIDREKEINNFKPEEYWTIDGNFLKGKKKFQANFYGVNGKKKKLSTADDVKEVMSAIKGKSFDVTDVTKKERLRNPAAPFTTSSLQQEAARKLNYRTRKTMMLAQQLYEGITLGKQGTVGLITYMRTDSTRIADSAILEAGNYIKETYGPEFSRNHKRSDKNAKGAQDAHEAIRPTSSMRSPQAVKEYLTRDQLRLYRLIWERFIASQMTPAVLDTMRVDLDNNGVNFRANGSKIKFHGFMKVYVESNDDNTEEKENILPDLKKGDKVQSESLEQRQHFTQPPPRYTEARLVRTLEEIGIGRPSTYSPTLDTIQRRNYVSLTNKRFIPTELGEIVNEMIEEYFPEILDVKFTANMESELDEVEHGQVEWVKVIDEFYKQFEPNVIKADAEMEKIEIKDEPAGIDCDLCGAPMVYKMGKYGKFLACSRFPDCRNTKAIVKEIGVTCPKCEKGHVIERKSKKKRIFYGCDRYPDCDYVSWDKPVERACPKCNERALVEKKLKKGVQVQCTNCDYKESTQQ is encoded by the coding sequence ATGGCAGATTATTTAGTGATTGTAGAGTCACCTGCAAAAGCAAAAACAATTGAAAAGTATTTAGGAAAGAAATTTAAAGTGAAAGCATCCATGGGACATGTAAGAGACTTACCGAAAAGTCAGATGGGTGTTGATACAGAACATGACTATGAACCAAGGTATATTACTATTCGTGGTAAAGGCCCTGTTTTAAAAGAATTAAAGCAAGCCGCTAAGAAAGCTAAAAAAGTCTATCTCGCGGCCGATCCAGATCGCGAAGGAGAAGCAATTGCATGGCATTTGGCCAACAGTCTAGACTTAGATCAATCAGACAAATTGCGAGTGGTATTTAACGAAATTACGAAAGAGGCAGTTAAAGAATCATTTAAAACTCCTCGGAAGATAGATATGGACTTAGTAAATGCACAGCAAGCTAGGAGAATATTGGACCGTTTAGTTGGTTACAATATCAGTCCGATTTTATGGAAAAAAGTAAAAAAAGGCTTGAGTGCAGGTCGTGTTCAATCAATTGCACTTCGAATTATTATTGATAGAGAAAAAGAAATCAATAATTTCAAACCAGAAGAGTATTGGACAATTGATGGTAACTTCCTTAAAGGTAAGAAAAAATTCCAAGCTAATTTTTATGGCGTAAATGGTAAGAAGAAGAAGCTTTCAACTGCTGATGATGTAAAAGAAGTTATGTCCGCAATTAAAGGGAAATCATTCGATGTTACGGATGTAACGAAAAAAGAACGACTTAGAAATCCAGCTGCACCATTTACTACATCTAGTCTACAACAAGAAGCAGCACGGAAATTAAATTATCGTACACGTAAAACGATGATGCTTGCTCAACAATTATATGAAGGTATTACGCTTGGAAAACAAGGTACTGTTGGGTTGATAACCTATATGCGTACTGACTCCACCCGTATTGCGGATTCAGCTATTTTAGAAGCAGGTAATTATATTAAAGAAACCTACGGACCTGAATTTTCCCGGAACCATAAGCGTTCTGATAAAAATGCAAAAGGTGCTCAAGATGCCCATGAAGCAATTCGCCCAACAAGTTCAATGAGAAGTCCGCAAGCAGTGAAAGAATATCTGACGCGTGATCAACTTCGCTTGTACCGTTTGATTTGGGAACGATTTATCGCTAGCCAAATGACACCAGCTGTTCTAGATACAATGCGTGTCGACTTAGACAACAATGGTGTGAATTTTAGAGCTAATGGATCAAAAATCAAGTTTCATGGTTTTATGAAAGTTTATGTAGAAAGCAATGATGATAATACAGAAGAAAAAGAAAATATTTTACCTGATTTGAAAAAAGGCGATAAGGTACAGTCGGAATCTCTTGAACAGCGTCAGCATTTTACTCAGCCACCTCCCCGTTATACAGAGGCAAGGTTAGTTAGAACGCTGGAAGAAATAGGAATTGGCCGACCTTCTACCTATTCACCTACATTAGATACAATTCAGCGGAGAAACTATGTATCCTTGACTAATAAACGTTTTATTCCTACTGAACTAGGTGAAATCGTCAATGAAATGATTGAAGAATACTTCCCAGAAATTTTAGATGTGAAATTCACAGCTAATATGGAAAGTGAGTTAGATGAAGTAGAACATGGGCAAGTAGAATGGGTCAAAGTAATTGATGAGTTTTATAAACAATTCGAGCCAAATGTGATTAAAGCAGATGCCGAAATGGAAAAAATTGAAATTAAAGATGAACCTGCTGGTATCGATTGTGATCTATGCGGAGCGCCAATGGTATATAAAATGGGGAAATATGGAAAGTTCCTTGCTTGTAGCAGATTCCCTGATTGTCGAAATACCAAAGCAATTGTAAAAGAAATTGGTGTTACTTGTCCTAAATGTGAGAAAGGGCATGTTATCGAAAGAAAGAGCAAGAAAAAACGAATTTTTTATGGTTGCGACCGCTATCCAGATTGTGATTACGTTTCATGGGATAAACCAGTAGAACGAGCTTGTCCAAAATGTAATGAACGAGCACTTGTAGAAAAGAAACTGAAAAAGGGTGTACAAGTACAATGTACCAACTGCGATTATAAAGAATCAACACAACAATAA
- the dprA gene encoding DNA-processing protein DprA, with amino-acid sequence MNFKERIAWLKIATCQSISAKKRAEIWQNLSDYNHWEMQVEEFVAHFFNEDKASQVIGELECAEVFSDDEITVIYILDDNYPALLKEIYEAPPLLFCKGNINLFQEQAIAVVGTRRMSDYGRKACKTIVGELAQQNLTIVSGLANGIDTEAHLASLKINKNTIAVLGSGVKNIYPKKNMLLAKEISQKGLLISEYLPSEEARRWYFPERNRIISGLALGTVIIEAAERSGSLITADFALEQNRQVFAVPGNIFIDTWRGTNNLIQEGAKLVTNANNIIEEFFQIRQ; translated from the coding sequence TTGAATTTTAAAGAACGAATCGCATGGTTGAAAATTGCCACTTGCCAGTCAATCTCTGCTAAAAAAAGAGCTGAAATTTGGCAGAATCTTTCTGACTATAATCATTGGGAAATGCAAGTGGAAGAATTTGTTGCTCACTTTTTTAATGAGGATAAAGCTAGCCAAGTAATTGGTGAGTTGGAATGTGCCGAAGTATTTTCTGATGATGAAATAACAGTTATATATATACTTGATGATAATTATCCAGCTTTATTGAAAGAAATTTATGAAGCACCACCACTTTTATTTTGCAAAGGAAATATTAACTTGTTTCAAGAGCAAGCAATTGCTGTGGTTGGGACAAGACGGATGAGCGACTATGGTCGAAAAGCCTGTAAGACAATTGTAGGAGAGCTTGCCCAACAAAATTTGACGATTGTTAGTGGGCTAGCAAATGGAATAGATACAGAGGCACATCTGGCTTCTTTGAAGATTAATAAGAATACCATCGCGGTACTAGGTTCGGGAGTAAAGAATATTTACCCTAAAAAGAACATGCTGCTTGCGAAAGAAATATCTCAAAAAGGTTTGCTTATAAGTGAATATTTGCCTAGCGAAGAAGCAAGACGTTGGTATTTTCCTGAACGTAATCGGATTATTAGCGGGCTAGCACTGGGTACGGTAATAATTGAAGCTGCCGAAAGAAGTGGCTCACTCATTACAGCTGATTTCGCTCTTGAGCAAAATCGACAAGTTTTTGCTGTTCCAGGCAACATTTTTATCGACACTTGGAGAGGGACGAATAATTTAATTCAAGAAGGAGCAAAATTAGTTACAAATGCAAATAATATAATAGAAGAATTTTTTCAAATCAGACAATAA
- a CDS encoding CoA-binding protein, with amino-acid sequence MQNPTREEINHILKQAKVIAVVGLSDKPDRTSYQVTQLMQQAGYKIIPVNPNAEEILGEKAVKQLTDIKEHVDIVNVFRRSEFLPEIAKAFDMIDADVFWAQLGIFNQEAFDFLAEKGYPTVMDYCIKVAYQEMD; translated from the coding sequence ATGCAAAATCCAACAAGAGAAGAAATTAATCATATTTTAAAACAAGCAAAAGTAATCGCAGTCGTTGGCCTGAGTGATAAGCCAGACCGCACAAGTTATCAAGTAACGCAACTAATGCAGCAAGCGGGGTACAAAATTATACCGGTAAACCCTAATGCAGAAGAGATACTTGGCGAAAAAGCAGTGAAGCAATTAACCGACATTAAAGAACATGTTGATATTGTTAATGTCTTTCGCCGGTCAGAGTTTTTACCCGAAATTGCTAAAGCGTTTGATATGATAGATGCAGATGTATTTTGGGCACAACTTGGCATTTTTAATCAAGAAGCATTTGATTTTTTGGCAGAAAAAGGATATCCTACTGTCATGGATTATTGCATTAAGGTTGCTTATCAAGAAATGGATTAA
- the hslV gene encoding ATP-dependent protease subunit HslV produces MELHATTIFAVHHDGKAAMAGDGQVTLGESVVMKHTAKKVRRLFHDKVIAGFAGSVADAFTLFEKFEAKLNEYNGNLERASVELAQQWRSDSVLRKLEAMLIVMDKDTLLLVSGTGEVIEPDDGILAIGSGGNYALAAGRALKRHNGGQMEAKDIARHALEIASEICVFTNDHITVEEL; encoded by the coding sequence ATGGAATTACATGCTACAACGATATTTGCAGTTCATCACGACGGAAAAGCTGCGATGGCAGGAGACGGTCAAGTAACACTCGGAGAATCCGTTGTTATGAAACACACCGCAAAAAAAGTTCGTCGGCTTTTTCATGATAAAGTAATTGCAGGTTTTGCGGGTTCAGTTGCAGATGCATTTACGTTATTTGAAAAATTCGAAGCAAAACTTAATGAATATAATGGCAATTTGGAAAGAGCTTCCGTAGAACTTGCTCAACAATGGCGTAGTGACAGTGTTTTACGCAAACTAGAAGCGATGCTAATTGTAATGGATAAAGATACATTGCTACTTGTTTCTGGTACAGGTGAAGTTATCGAACCTGATGATGGGATTTTAGCGATTGGTTCTGGGGGGAACTATGCTCTTGCTGCAGGTCGAGCGTTGAAACGACATAATGGTGGTCAAATGGAAGCCAAAGACATCGCACGCCATGCATTAGAGATTGCTTCGGAAATTTGTGTTTTTACAAACGACCATATTACGGTAGAAGAGCTTTGA
- the hslU gene encoding ATP-dependent protease ATPase subunit HslU has protein sequence MTNQMLTSQLTPKQIVEKLDQYIIGQTGAKKSVAVALRNRYRRQLMDETIRDEIIPKNILMIGPTGVGKTEIARRIAKIVRAPFSKVEATKFTEVGYVGRDVESMVRDLVEVSVRLVKEEKMQLVRVKAEKNAEKRLIKLLAPSQKKKQTTSPNPIEALFGGMNHQEEPVDEEVDQELKNKRSQIEWRLQNGELDDEIVTVEVKEQQNPMLDMMRGAGMDQMNGMQDALSGMFPAKKKKRKVAVREAKKILFEDEASKLIDSEELAAEGIHRAEQMGMIFIDEIDKIASKEGGGNAQVSREGVQRDILPIVEGSQISTKYGTVNTEYILFIAAGAFHMSKPSDLIPELQGRFPIRIELDKLTQEDFYKILTEPDNALIKQYKALLKTEGIDLVFTKEAVERIAEIAFQVNQDSDNIGARRLHTILEKLLEDLLFEAPEINMESVKVTENYVNEKLAPIMKNRDLTQFIL, from the coding sequence TTGACAAATCAAATGCTAACGAGCCAGTTAACACCTAAACAAATTGTCGAAAAACTGGATCAATATATTATTGGACAAACCGGCGCTAAAAAATCAGTCGCGGTAGCACTACGAAATCGGTATCGCAGACAACTTATGGATGAAACCATTCGTGATGAAATCATTCCGAAAAACATTTTGATGATTGGACCAACAGGAGTCGGAAAAACAGAAATTGCTCGTCGGATTGCCAAAATTGTTCGAGCGCCATTTTCAAAAGTAGAAGCAACTAAATTTACAGAAGTAGGCTATGTTGGTCGCGATGTAGAATCTATGGTTCGTGATTTAGTAGAGGTTTCTGTTCGTTTAGTCAAAGAAGAAAAAATGCAACTAGTGCGTGTCAAAGCAGAAAAAAATGCTGAAAAACGCCTTATTAAATTATTAGCACCAAGTCAAAAGAAAAAACAAACGACGTCCCCAAATCCAATAGAAGCCCTATTCGGAGGGATGAATCATCAGGAAGAACCTGTTGATGAAGAAGTGGATCAAGAATTAAAAAATAAACGCAGCCAAATCGAATGGCGTCTTCAAAACGGTGAACTTGATGATGAAATTGTGACAGTGGAAGTAAAAGAACAACAAAATCCAATGTTAGATATGATGCGCGGGGCTGGAATGGACCAAATGAATGGCATGCAAGATGCGCTTTCAGGAATGTTCCCAGCGAAGAAGAAAAAGCGAAAAGTTGCTGTTCGAGAAGCGAAAAAAATTCTTTTTGAAGATGAAGCATCGAAACTTATAGATTCAGAAGAATTAGCTGCAGAAGGAATTCATCGTGCAGAACAAATGGGCATGATTTTTATTGATGAAATTGATAAAATTGCCAGCAAAGAAGGCGGCGGAAATGCTCAGGTTTCTAGAGAAGGTGTTCAAAGAGACATTTTGCCTATCGTTGAGGGGTCGCAAATTTCTACTAAATATGGTACAGTCAACACGGAGTACATTTTGTTCATTGCAGCTGGAGCTTTCCATATGTCGAAGCCGAGCGATTTAATTCCTGAACTTCAAGGGCGCTTTCCAATTAGAATTGAACTAGATAAATTAACCCAAGAAGATTTCTACAAGATTCTCACTGAGCCGGACAATGCGCTTATTAAACAATACAAAGCCCTACTTAAAACTGAGGGAATTGATTTGGTTTTCACCAAAGAAGCTGTCGAGCGAATTGCAGAAATTGCTTTCCAAGTGAATCAAGATTCTGATAATATTGGAGCAAGAAGACTTCATACCATTTTGGAAAAACTACTGGAAGATTTGCTTTTTGAGGCTCCGGAAATTAATATGGAATCAGTGAAAGTAACAGAAAACTATGTAAATGAAAAACTTGCGCCAATCATGAAAAACAGAGATTTAACTCAATTTATTTTATAA
- the plsY gene encoding glycerol-3-phosphate 1-O-acyltransferase PlsY, translated as MTINLILLSLLAYVIGSIPSGLWIGKIFYKKDIRDFGSGNLGATNAFRVLGVKAGSIVTIMDILKGTVATLLPFFFQLNVDHHFWLLTGAFAIIGHSFPLFAGFRGGKAVATSAGVILAYAPLLFVAALVVFLVTLKLSKYVSLSSMIGALAALLISFFLGDWILIILVACIAIFVIWRHRANISRIRNGEEPKIKWM; from the coding sequence ATGACAATTAATTTAATTTTGCTTTCATTGTTAGCCTATGTTATCGGATCGATACCATCTGGTTTATGGATTGGGAAAATATTTTACAAGAAAGATATTCGAGATTTTGGTAGTGGAAACTTAGGAGCAACCAATGCTTTTCGTGTCTTAGGAGTTAAAGCTGGTAGCATCGTAACGATAATGGATATTTTAAAAGGAACCGTTGCAACTTTACTTCCATTTTTCTTTCAATTAAATGTCGACCATCATTTCTGGTTACTTACTGGAGCGTTCGCTATTATTGGTCATAGTTTCCCACTGTTTGCTGGCTTTCGGGGTGGAAAAGCAGTTGCTACATCTGCAGGGGTCATTCTTGCTTATGCGCCACTATTATTTGTAGCTGCACTAGTTGTGTTCTTAGTTACGCTAAAGCTAAGCAAATATGTATCTCTTAGTTCCATGATTGGCGCACTTGCCGCTCTACTTATTTCTTTTTTCTTAGGAGATTGGATTTTAATTATCCTAGTTGCTTGTATTGCCATTTTTGTTATCTGGCGTCACCGAGCAAATATTAGTCGTATTCGTAACGGCGAAGAACCTAAAATTAAATGGATGTAA